From Lewinellaceae bacterium:
CATCGCTGCCAGAGGCTCCATATGCCGGTAGGCTTTGGGAGCCGGCTCCCCCGCTTTTTGCTCCCGGTAGTTGTTGTACTCAATACATACGTTTTGCCCGTTTTTGTCATAGGACAAGCGCTTGTTTGAGATCCCGATGCGGCAAATGTAACGGCCAAGGTATTCTTCTATTACCTTCGTCTCTGCTGTGGGCCATTGGTGGTTCACTACCCAGCGCTTTTTGGGTAGGCTGCTTTCCAGTTCCTCGTAGCTTTGGTGGTAATCCACCTGGCCCGATTCCATCAGCTTTTTTAGCTTTTTCAGGAATATGCCACGATACTTACCGCTCAGCTTGCGGTAGGGCGCTATCTTTCGTTTGCGCTTCGGCCAGTGCCATTGGCCATCCTGCTCATTGTAGCCTCCGAAGGTTACCAGGCAGTGCAGGTGGACGTGGTACTTCAAATCCGAGCCCCACAGCCTGCCCCGTAGGATTACGGGGTATGGAGTACGGCGCTCATGCCTGGCAAGCCGCCTACGTTCTTTGGCTTTTTACACAGCCGGCGTACCGTTTGCCAGGCCGAGCGGAATATCAAATTATACACCTGCCAGGAGTTGCGCCGCGCCAGGCCGTTCAAACAGTGAGGCAGTGTAAAAGTGATATGGCAGTAGGGAACTTGCAGCATGCGGCTGCGAAGCGTTCGACTGAGCGTTCGACTGAGCTCACGCCGAAGTCGTAACTTAGCAAAAACGAAAAATGAAGATAAAAAACGATATTTACCAAGAGAGCAGCGGGCGGGTTAGGCCGAGCCGAAGTTGGTGCTTAGACACCGCGTGAGATGTTGAGCCACCCGCCCGTTTGTACCATTGATGCCATACTGGACAGTTATATAGGCTTCGAGCCCGTTTACGATGATCGTAGTAGCACCAATGTCTTGCTCAAATAAATTTTTTAACTTCGTAAATGTACAAATTTTATGGACACGTTGCCCAAAACTTTCATTGGTATAGATGTCAGCAAAGACGACCTGGTGACAGCTTTTCCGCTTGCCCCCGAGCAGTGGGAAGTCGATAAATTCGACAACAATGATGCCGGGATCGCAGCCCTGCTACAGAAGGTTAAAGAGCTTCCCAAGCCTCATGTCGTGCTCGAAGCCACCGGCAATTACTCCATGAAAGTTGTCTTTGCGCTGTGCGAAAACCAGGTTCCTGTTTCTGTTTTAAATCCTAAACAGAGCAACGGTTTCATTAAGGGCGTACTGCTATCCACGACCAAAACTGACGCCAAAGATGCCTGCGCACTGGCGTTGTACGGGCAGTTCAATAAGCCCAAATCCTATCGTATACCAAGCGACAAGATGCTGGAAATCACCCAATTGAGGGTGTATTTGAAGCAGCTCAAAAAACAGCAGGTAGTTATTTCCAACCAGTTGCACGCCCTCGAGTTCCACGTCAAGCCCCTGCCTTATGTCCAGGAGTCTCTGAGGGAAAGTTTAGCGTTGTGCAAGCGGCAAATCCAGGATACTGAAAAGGGCCTCCTGAGCATTTCGGAGGATTGTTTTGACCAGGCCTACGCTCTGGCCACCTCCGTAGTTGGCGTCGGCCCGGCCATCGCCCAGAGCCTGTTGGTGGCTACCAACGGCTTCCGGGAATTTGACAACCCCAAGCAGCTGGCCAAGTTTGTCGGCGTGTGTTCCACCCAGTGCGAGTCCGGCTCCAGCATTAAAAAACGAGGCAGCATTTCCAAGACGGGAGACCCCAATTTGAGGGCCTTGCTCTACATGGGCGCCCGGTCAGCCAAGCGCTTCAACCAGCCCTGCAAACTGCTGTATGAGCGCCTCAGAAGCAAAGGGAAATGCCACAAAGTGGCCATGCTAGCAGTGTGCAATAAGATGCTCCGGCAGATGTTTGCGGTGGTCAAATCAGGGGTGAAATTCGATAATGAGTACCATCTTAAAAATGAAAAAGCGGCGTAAATTTTTGCCTTTTTTCTTGCTTTTTAACACAGTTCATCTCACGCCGAAGCCTGCCCAAGGACGTACTCGTAAAACTTGCGCATCGCCGAATAATCCCCGTTCACCGTCTGCCACTTCTTGCCGCTTCGGTAACGGCTCAGCAAATAACGCCGCGCTTCTTCCTGCCCGAATGGCGCCGTAAAGCCTTCTGCTTCCCGCCATTCCAAAAACTGCCTCAAAGCGCAGCCGTAGGCCGAAATGGTGGCTTCGCTGTAGTTGCGCAGCTCCATCCAATCTTGTAACTTCTGGAGGTGGTTTGTGTGTGTGCTCATTTCTTTCGATTTGGTGAAATAATACTACCAAATTTAAGAGAAAATTAATCGCAATGCACTGAAAAACAGGACTTTATGAGTGGAAAACAGGATGGTTTTGTTCAACGGCCAAGCATAGCCGCCGTAGCCAGCTTTTGCTGGCTATGGACGGCTATGCAATGTTGTGTGCAGAAATTATTTCTCCATTAAATTTAAATTCTGTTTTGTAGAAATCTGAAAGTTTTTGAATTTCACTTTTAAGTACGAGTATATCATTATCCCTACAATTATTTGAACCGAATTCGATTATGGGAAGGAAAATCTCTTTTGGCAGCAAAAACTCAGAATTTCCAAAATTTGTTTGTTTCACTTTATTTAAGAAACCATTACATAGTCGAAAAAATGGAAGAAGATAAATCTTCATAAAAACATCTTTGTCTTGTTCATCTATTAATAATACAGGCCGCCATAAATTAAAAAAATCCATAAATGAGAGGATAATGTCTGAATAAACATATCTTGAAAAATTATAAACTATTTCATTGGACTTTTCATTCTTATACGTCTTAGCAAATTCAATGTATTTATCGCTAAATCCTCTGATGCTATCATCGTATTTTTGTTTTTGTTCAAGCGCTGACTTTCTTAATGATGTCAGTTTTATTTTTTCTTCGATTGACATCATATTTGTTTCGCTATTTATCTTCCTTGTTTCAGATTTTAGTTTTTCAGTTTCTTCAATAATTTTAGCGTTTTCATTTTTTAGCTTTAGTATTTCTTTTCGAGATTTTTGAGTAGTTAGAAACCAGGTCAAAATGGAAGCTAATGCTAAACCAATAAATATTAAAATATATATCCAAGACAGATTGTTTTCCATTACAAGATTATGGAATTCCGCTATTGAGTTATCGAATACTTTTTCCATATCTTAAATATTTAAGGATTCGATGATTTCAATATTTCTTTGAGTGGATTTTTCAACATCGCTGTTGTCAAGGTTGGACAGCTTTGTTTTTATCTTATATTCTTCATATAAGTCGTCAATCCTGTCTTCAATAAATTCTGCAAAACCTTCATCTTCAGAAATCAACTTACTTAACTTCTTCATTAATTTTTTATCTGCTGAAGACTTTGTGGAATTATCTGTTAAGCTTTTATACATTAATGCAGCAAATCCAATCGGGGCAACACTTACCCCTATTCCAGTTAAAATATCTGCTATTTGAGTAATTGTAGATTTTTCATCTCTCTTCTTCTCTATTTCCTCAAGAAAGATGGGTCTAATCCATTCATAAACAGCTTTAACTATTATCGGTGTTATTAATCTTGGTTCCATTTTTTATTTTTTTTCTTTTTGCACACAACTTTAAGCATTGTATCTGCCGGGGCCGCGCAGCGGGGCTGTCAGATACAATGCAGTTGGACTGAGCCGCCAAACCCGACGTCTCTTATGGGCATTGTATCGGCCTATCCAAGGGCTCTTTTGCGGCCTTCTCGCTTTGCCTTTACTCTGCCGGAAGCACCTTTTTGGGCTTCAGCCAGCAACCGCAGCCTAAAATAGCCGTTTCTTCCTTCTTTTTCAAGCAAAATGGCCGCATTAGCCATAAAAAAACTACCTCAGGCATGGCCTGTTTATACCTGAGCCGGAAGCCATTGGGCGTGCCTGGGCTGGGCTCCAGGTAAAGGCGGCGCCCGGCCGGCCGGTATCCAAACAACCGTCAGCATGCGGCCTGTGCCGCACATTGGGCAAACATCCCAATCAACGCCTGCCCTGTGGAATAACTGCCATAAAACTGCTCTGCGTCTATTCCACAGGGCCTGCGGCCTGCCGGTAGCGCTCCCGCCAGGACAAAGCCGGAAGATGGGGCGGCGGTTTTACCCCTAAAGCTTGCCGGCAAAGGGCCAAAGCCTGCCTTCGCAGCCGGTTAGACAGGATACCGTAGTAGCGTATCTTACAAAACCGTGCAGGTAAAATATGCTGCAAAAACCGCCGGATAAACTCCTCATGCTCCAGGCGCATCACCTTCTGCTTGTTGCCATCGGCATAATCGCGCCAGCGGAAGCAAACCGTATCCTTGCCGAGAGATACAATACGGTGGTTGCCAATGGCCACCCGGTGGGTATAGCGCCCCAGGTAAGCTAGCAATTGCTCCGGGCCAGCAAAGGGCCGTTTAGCGTACACTACCCAATCTTCGGCCATAAGCGCATTGAGCAGTTTGCTGAAGGCCTGCTTGCCGCGAAAACGGCTGCATAAGCCATCCAAGTGCAGGCGGCCTGCATTATAGTGCCGGCGCAAAGCGCTGACAAACTTGCCCTTGAACATGGCCGACAGAGCCTGCACGGGTACAAGGAACTCCTCGCGGGCCGATACCCATTTGCCGCCTCTTAACCCACCGCCCGGTACAATGCAGTGCACATGCGGATGGTAATGCAGGTTCTGCCCCCAGGTGTGTAAGATCGCCACCATGCCAGGCCGAGCGCCCAGGTAATGCCTGTCTGCGCACAACTTTGACAAGGCAGCCCAGGCTTCCTGGAACAAGGTTCCATACAACAGCCGCTCATTGTAGCGAACTATATCGCCAATCTGCGCCGGAAGGGTAAAAACAACGTGAAAATACCCCACCGGCAAAAGCTCCGCTTGCCTCGCTTCCAGCCAGGCTTCCCTTGTTAAGCTCTGGCCCTGTGGAATAGGCATAGGGCAGGTTTATGACAATTATTCCACAGGGCTGGCACTTGGGGCAATGCCGGTTGCGGCAGCTATTATAACTGATGCGAATGTGCCCACATTCATCGCATGCATCAACATGGCCGCCTAATGCCGCCGTGCGGCACTGCTCAATAGCCCGCATAGCCTTATACTGTACCCTGCTCAGCTTATGCTTCGAACGGTACGCCTGGCCGCGTTCGACTGAGCTCACGCCGAAGTCTGAGCCGAAAAATATCGGCTACTTCATATCGGGGCCGGCCCATGGCCCCTTACCAATGGGCCAACAAATCCGGCAGGCCTTTCATCCGGCTGTTTTGCACATGCACGTAGCGCGCAGTGGTGGATATGTCAGAATGGCCCAGCAGCGCCTTCACCGTCAGCGTATCCACTCCGTTTTCCAGTAAATGCGTGGCAAAACTATGGCGCAGCACATGCACCCCTACTTGCTTGCGCAGGCCAATGCGCTTGCATGCCTGCTTGAACACGGTTTGTACCGTGCGGATGCTGATATGCCGCCCCGGCACCTGCCCTTCAAACAAATAAACCCGCGGCCGGTATTCCAGCCAATAGGCCCGTAATTCCTTCAGCAAGGGCATTGACAAAACCGTGTATCGGCTCTTTTTTCCTTTGCCCATCTCTACCCGCACAACCATCCGCTTGGAATCAATGTCTCCGGGCTTGAGCTTCACCAGCTCCCCTACCCGGACACCCGTAGTATACAATACTTTGAGGAACGCCCGGTGCTTGAGGTTCTTTGTCTGGCAAATAAGCTGGCGCACTTCTTCTTCCGACAATACTTCCGGTAGCGTCTTGGCTCGTTTGCTTCGGGGAAGCTTATTGGTGCTCCAGCTTCGCCCCAACACCTTCTCCCACAGCAGCTTGATGCCGCTGTAACAGCCCGCCAGGCTGCTTTGGCTTAACTGCCGGCTTCGCCTCAGGTGGTCAAAGTAGGCTCCAATTTCTTCTTCGGTTAACAAATCCGGGCTCTTGTCGTAATGCAAGGCTATTTGCAATACCCACATCGTGTAAGCCCTGATTGTCGATGGGCTGTAGCCTCTGCGCTCCATGTAGCGCAACATCTTCGCTCTTAATGGTTTCATTGTAAAGCGGTTTGGTGAAATAATAACCTTTCGCTTTACGAGTTAAGACTTTTGGAGGTCAAAAGCTACCGCCGGTACGGCGGTTTAGTTCAACTTGTGTATATCAACACACTTGTCTATATATCCGTATTAGCAAAACCCTTTCCACTTTCAAAAGTAGACCATTCAACGAATTGATTATCAGCGTTTTAACACCGTAATCCAGCAGTTTTTGCCCATATATATGTCAAATTTTTCTAGGTGAAGGGTTCGCCTGCGCCGCTGCACACATTTTTTTCAAAAATACAAAATTCTTTACAAATCCAACCCTTCCAAAGGGCTTTGGACCTTTTGGAAAAAATCCTGAGCCAGATGCAGGTAGACTTCTGTCGTTTTCAAATGCTCATGGCCCAAAAAGAATAAAGGGTGTACCGGTCTTTTCCGCCTTTGCTGTCCTTCACAAAAATACACTGCCGGTCGGGGTTTAGGTCCCGGACGCGGAGGTTGTCTTGTCCAACCCCAGCGCCTCCATCCAATTCCTCTCACTCACCCATTCCCAGGCAGCCACTCCGTACACCAGCACGTACTCCAGCGCCACCACTCCCAACTGCTCCTGATACACCGGATAACTATAATTGATGTACGTCAGGCTGATCAGCGCCGCCCACAGCACCGGGAAGCGGAAGCGGGTGAAAGGCGCCAGGGCCAGAGGCAGGCAGGCGTACCAGGGGTGCACGGTTGGGGCGAAGGCCAGGTAGAGGCAAATGGCGAAGAGCATCAGGGTGGGCAGGCTGCGCCAATCCTTCCGGCGGTCCAGGAGGGCAGCCAGGGCGATGCTCAGGAAGGTGCAGGCGCCCAGCGCCGGGCCGATGTACCGGATGAGGTTGTAGCCCCACAGCTCGTAGCCGGCCCAGCGGAGGAGGTAGTATATGCTGCCGTTGAATTCGAACTGCTGGAAATACAACCGCAGGCTGCTGCCCATCCCCGAAAAGAAAGCCTGGCCCAGCAGGGGGGAGAACAGGAGGAACAACGCCAGCCCCATCAGAGCAAAGTACTTCAGGCTGCCCCGCCACCCCAGCCGGCGGATCAGAAAGAAGCCGAAGAGCAGCGGCAACAACTTGGAGGCTACCGAAAAGGCCAGCGCCACCGCGGAAAGCAGGAGGCGGTTGCCTGCCAGCCACCACAGGCTGAGCAACAGGAAAAAGATCATGGCCCCTTCGAAGTGGAGGTTGCCCATCACTTCCACCAGGGCCAGAGGATGGAGGGCGTACAGCAACGCGCCTTTTTCGGGAAAGCCCAGCCGCCCCGGCAGCTTCACCAGGAGAATGAGGCTGCCCGCCTCAAAGAAAAACAGGAAGAGCTTCATCACTACCGCCGCCCCGAAGATGCTGTGGGGGGAAAGCCGGCAGGCCACGGCAAAAATACCCTGCGCTACCGGCGGGTAGATGGTGAAGTATTCCGGAGAGTTGAGCCGGGCGAAGAGATCAGGAGTAAGGCCGGGCAGTTGGTTGCCCTCCTGCATGTAGTAGGCGGGCAACTGCGCAAAGGGGTTGACGCCCTGGTTGATCAGCCGCCCATCCCAAACGAAGCGGTAGATGTCGTCGGATAGTTGCGGGAAAGCGCCGATCAGCAGGAGGCGGGCGAGGACGGCTACGCCCAGGAAGAAGTAAAGGGAAGTTGGGCTATTGGCTTTTTTGTAAATGAGCAGATACACCAGGAAAGCGGCGCCGTGCAGGCCGGCGATCCAGCCAAAGCCGCTCTGCGCCGGGCCATAGCCCAGGCCTGCGATCAGGAAAAGAAAAAGTACGCCATATCCCCACTGCCAAAGGGGAATTGAAGGTAAATTTTTTCTTTTCCAACTGGACAAGGTGAAGGATTAAATGGGTGGGAAATAGAAGTCATCCCAAATTTGGAAACGGAACGCAGACGCCGTCGCCCATAGCTTTGGCGTCGGGCGATGACACGGATTCAGCAAGCCATGCCTATCCGTGCCAATCCGCCCAATCCGCGTCATCCGCGTTCCATCCGTTATCTCAGGCTCAGGTGGCGCACCGTATAAAAGAAGATTGCGCCATACCCCAGGGCCAGCATCAGGTGAAACATGATGAAGGTCGTATTTTGTATCATAAGCCCGCCGACAAAGGCTGCGAGGAAATACAAGGCCAGCAGCCCCTCGAAGAGGGTGGTCCACGACAGCTTCTTATTCAGGTAATTGCGTTTCTTGAAGTTGTCCTTGATGCTCTGGATGTTGAACTTGGGCGTCCGCACGAAAGCAGACTTTTTGCCCAGGTAGCCCTGCACGACCGCTACGGTGTTGTGCAGCGCCAGCCCCATGGACAACGAAAGGAACAGGGGAAAAAGAACCAGAAAATCGAGCAAAGCCTTCCCGAACGTTTTGTTGTGGGTGGGCGCCTGCACGTTGGCGGCGTAGTACACCGCGATGATGGACAACAGGCCGACCAGGAAGTAGGCAAAGAAGTTCTTGCTGAAGCCCAGTCCGATTAGTTCGCCCAGCGAGAAAAGCAGGGGCACGCTGAACAAGCCCGTGAGGAAGACAAACACGAAGATCGTGCTGGCCAGCAGGTGAGAGGTAGCGTGAACCTTCTGCCGCAGGTTGAGGTTTGGCGAGCGCCATACAGTCGGCAGCATTTTCCGGGCTGTTTCGGCGCCGCCTTTCATCCAGCGGAACTGCTGGGATTTGAAGGCGTTCATCTCGGCCGGCAGCTCGGCCGGCGAGCCTACGTCCTCCAGATACTTGATCTTCCAGCCTTTGAGCTGCGCCCGGATGCTGAGGTCGAAGTCTTCGGTCAGCGTATCGGCTTCCCAGCCGCCGGCGTCTTCTATGGTTTCGCGACGCCATACGCCGGCAGTGCCGTTGAACTGCAGCATAAAGTTGCCGGCCATGCGGCCGACCTGCTCGACGGTGAAGTGCACGTTGAGCTGCAGGGCCTGCAGCCTGGTGATCAGGGAGTAATCCTGGTTGATGTGCTCCCAGCGCGTTTGCACTACCCCGACGTTGTCATCCTCGAAAAAAGGAATGGTCCTTTTCAGAAAATCGGGGCGGGGCATAAAGTCGGCGTCAAAGATGGCGAGGAATTCCCCGTTGGCGTACTTCATGCCGTCCCGCAGCGCGCCGGCTTTGTAGCCCTGCCGCTTTTCCCGGCGGATTTGTTCGATCTGCAGGCCTTTTGCTTTGTACTCCTCCACTTTTTTGCGGACGATGCCGACGGTCTCGTCGGTCGAATCATCCAGGATGTGGATTTCGAAACGGTCCGCAGGATAATCGAAGCGCGCGATATTGTCGATGAGGCGCTCGATGACGTACATCTCGTTGTATATAGGGAGCTGGATGGTTACGAAGGGATAAGCCAGGGCTTCGTCTTCCTCTTCCAGCAGCAGATCCACGCCGGCGCTCTGCCGGCGCGTGTTCGCGTACTTATGGTTAGAAGAAGCTGCCATGGCCATCTGCCGGGCGTGGACCCGCTTGTGAATCTCCTGATCAGCCGGCGGCTGCTCTTCGTCGCGCTGATGTTTTTTGTAGTGATACAATAAAGTAAACTGCATTAAGCAGTACACGGTGATGTACAAAAGGGCCACCGAGTAGATGGCCAGGACCGTGAAGGCAATCACAGATGTCATTGCAAAGGTTTTTGTTTAAAAGAGTTGGAAGATGTTGATAACCACTTCCTTACAAAAATTTGAAAATCGTCCACAGTATCTTGTGCCCGGCTAAAATGCTTCCCCGGACTGTACCCGATACTTTAGACAGCCCGACCCGTTTTCGGTAACGGACCGGGACCTCGGTACACTTGTATTTTTTTTTTGCCGCTTTGACCTGCATCTCAACCGTCCATCCGAAATCTTTGTCCTGCATGTCCAGCTCCAATAATTTATCGAACCGGATGGCCCGGAAAGGCCCCAGATCCGTAAACTGATAACCGTAAAAAAGCTTTATGAGGTTAGTGGCTAGCCAATTGCCAAAGATTTGCTGAGGCATCATTGCCCCCTTATCCATTTTGCCCAGAGCGCGGGATCCGATGCACAGGTCGTATCCCTCTTCCACGATCGGGCGAATCAATGCCGGCATTTCATCCGGGTGATCAGAATAGTCGCCGTCCAGGAAAACAACAATATCGGGCTGTTCGTTTACCGGTTTGCGCAATAAATGCTCAATGCCCTTCAAACACGCGCTTCCATAACCCTTTCGGGGCTGGTCGGCCACCGTTGCTCCGTGCTTCCGCGCAACCGCAGCCGTGTTGTCTGTGCTGGCATTATTGCAGACGATTGCTTCCCGCACCAGCCCGAAGGGCATATCCGCCAGGACCAGGCCTATGGACTGCTCTTCGTTAAAAGCAGGAATAATGACGTCAATTACCGGTTTATTCAAATCTGCATCCCAGTTTTGCTGCACAAAGTTAGAAGAATTATGAACATCTTGAATGTCCCGGCCGAAACATTTGGGGATTGACCGAACTTAAGGGGCTTTAATGAACGACCTCGCGCCCGCCCGGCAGAACCAAACAGGCGTAAAGCCATTCTTTAACCGCTGCTCCAATGCAATTCTTCCGGCTGTCTCCCGTTTGCTGTTTTATTATATTATTTTTAGGCCGCCAAAAGAGAAATGAAATGAAATACAGTTACTTGACAGCAATCGCCCTGCTGGGGCTGGCCCTTTTTTCCTGCGAAAAGCAGGAGAAATTCATCACCGACGGCAATTTCACGCTGGAGTTTTCCCTGGATACGCTGCGCTTCGACACCGTTTTTACGGAACTGGGATCGGCCACCCGCTCCTTTAAGGTGTACAACCGCAACGACCGCCCGGTGCGCATCGGCAAGGTGAGCCTGGCGGGCAATGCCGGCGCCAAATTCCGGATGAACGTCGACGGCACCCCCGGCGACGAGGTGGAAGAGGTGGAAATCTGGGGCAAGGACAGCATTTATGTTTTCGTCGAAGTGACCATTGACCCGGACCAGCCGCTGTCCGTCAGCCCTTTCGTCGTCGAAGACAAAGTCGTGTTCGAAACCGGCGACCAGCGACAGGAAGTCCGCCTGGAAGCCTGGGGGCAGAACGCCAACTACTTTCCCGGCCGCTTCAACAAGGGCGTGCCGGTGGTGTTGAGCTGCAATAACGACAAGATCGTATGGGACGATCCCAAGCCCTATGTCATCTACGGGGAAATTTTCATCGACAGCTGCGCCCTGGAGGTGATGGCCGGCACGCAGATTTACGTGCACGGCGGCATCGCCCAGAACCAGGTGTTCGGCGTCTTCAACGACGGCATCATCTACACCCTGGCCAACGGCAGCCTCCGCCTGCTCGGCACTCAGGAAGCTCCCGTCGTCATCCAGGGCGACCGCCTGGAGGAACCCTTCCAGGAACAACCCGGGCAATGGCAGGGCATCATCCTGGGCCAGGGCAGCAAAGGCAACGTCATGGAGTGGGCTACCGTGAAAAACGCCATCTTCTGCGTTTACGTCGACTCCCTGGCAGAACTCACCGCCCGCAATTCCCGGTTTTACAACACCAACAGCAGCGGCGTCATCGGCTTCCACAGCACCATTGGCATGGAAAACTGCCTGGTGTACAACAACCTCAACACTTCGGTTCAGCTGATCCTGGGCGGCAACTATGATTTCGACTACTGTACCGTGGCCAGTTATGGGGTCGACGCCTCTGCCATCAGCATGAGCAATTTCTTCTGCTACGACGATTTCCTCAACTGCCAGTTCCTGGAGGAAAACCCGCTGCGGGCGCGCTTCCGCAATTGCATCTTCTTCGGCTCCCGCCGCGATGAGGTGGGCCTGAGCGACCTCTACGGCGGCCAGCAGCCCAACGCCTTCGATATCGACTTCCAGAACTGCATCGTCCGCGTCGAGGAACTGCTGGAACAACAGGATGGCCTGTACGCTGATTTCTTCGAAAAACAGTGCTCCCCCTGCACCAACGCCACCCGCGACGACGCCATCTTCGCCGATCCGAATGAAGATGATTACCACCTCGATACCTTGTCCATCGCCGAAGGCATGGCCCTGCCCATCCCCGGCATCGCGATCGACCTGGAGGGCAATATGCGGGATGGGGCGGCGCCGGATATTGGGTGTTTTGAGTATCAGTAGGGGGAAGGGTTGTAGTGTGTCAGTGTATCAGTGTATCAGTGTTGTGGTGTATCAGTGTTGCACAGCCGGGTAAACTTTGGATACTCCCCGTTTTAGTGTATCATTTACCTCCAGTAGACAGCCCTGACACACTGCTCCCTGATACACTGCTCCCTGACACACTGCCCCCTGATACACTGCCCCCTGATACACTACTGGAGATTAGCCATCACCCTTTTTGCAAAATCGAAGAAAAAATACATCTCATGATACGATGCATATCCATACTAGGCTGCGGCTGGCTGGGGCTCCCGCTGGGAGCGGCGCTGGCACAAAAAGGCTATGAAGTGAAAGGCTCCACCACGCGGCCGGAGAAGCTGGAGCAAATCCGGGAGCAGGGCATCGAGCCCTATCTGATACGGGTGCAGGAAGAAGTGGAGGGCCCCGAAAAGGAAAGTTTTTTCGATGCCGATTTGCTGATCCTCAACATTCCTCCCGGGGGGCGGCGCAATCCGGAGGTGGAAGAGCAGTACCCTCAACAGGTCAAGGCAATCATGGAGCACATCCACTCCGGCGCGGTGCAATACCTGCTGTTTATCGGCTCCACCAGCGTTTACGGGGATGAGAACCGGGAGGTGGCCGAAGCCGACGACTTGAATCCTGCTACCCCTTCAGCGCGGGCGCTGGTGGTCATCGAGCGCTACCTGGCTCTATTGAAACAACCCCGGGCCACCATCCTTCGCATGGGGGGGCTGGTGGGCGGCAACCGCAAAGCCGGCCGCTTTCTGGCCGGAAAAAAGGAGGTGCCCAACGGGGAGGCGCCGGTCAACCTCGTCCACCTGGAAGATTGCATAGGCGTCATCGGGGCCGTTATTGAGCAATCCGCCTGGGGCCATACCTTTAACGTATGCGCCGGCCTGCATCCCACCCGCGCGGAATTTTATACGGCTCAGGCGATAAAACAGGGCTTCGAGCCGCCTGCTTTCCGCGCCGGCACAAAGCTGGCCTATAAGATCGTTTCGAATGAGAAAGTGAAAAAAACGCTGGGTTATGAGTTTCGGCATCCGGATCCGATGGGGTTTTAGTTGAAGTTATTCATTGGTTCATTAAGGGGCGGGCATTATGGCAAAATGGAACGCGGATTGGCGCGGATGCAACGGATTAGCGCGGATTTGGGGTCAAAATCACTGCCTACCTGGCTAACGCCAATTGGGCTGGCAGGTGCGGAAATCCACCACCGAATCTGCGATATCCCTGTAGACCTTGCAGCATAGCAGGCGAGCATGTTCAATTCAAAAACCTCCCAAGACATTACGCCCACCCCACAGTTAATTGATTGCAATAAAATGGTGTCCACCCACCTATTTTTCGTTCGTTCCATCCACTATAATGCGCTTCACAGCAACGCCCTCTGCCGTCACAACTTGCAC
This genomic window contains:
- a CDS encoding transposase, whose product is MKYHVHLHCLVTFGGYNEQDGQWHWPKRKRKIAPYRKLSGKYRGIFLKKLKKLMESGQVDYHQSYEELESSLPKKRWVVNHQWPTAETKVIEEYLGRYICRIGISNKRLSYDKNGQNVCIEYNNYREQKAGEPAPKAYRHMEPLAAMHQILQHQLPPYFQRSRHYGLHAAPTYERLKGCLPSIVKQEGATVRTVIQILRALLQEEPYCCEGCSGTDFLEEALPPDPAYARYHVLSRAHRSPPMKPKRAPAGTPVSSNPC
- a CDS encoding site-specific integrase, which codes for MKPLRAKMLRYMERRGYSPSTIRAYTMWVLQIALHYDKSPDLLTEEEIGAYFDHLRRSRQLSQSSLAGCYSGIKLLWEKVLGRSWSTNKLPRSKRAKTLPEVLSEEEVRQLICQTKNLKHRAFLKVLYTTGVRVGELVKLKPGDIDSKRMVVRVEMGKGKKSRYTVLSMPLLKELRAYWLEYRPRVYLFEGQVPGRHISIRTVQTVFKQACKRIGLRKQVGVHVLRHSFATHLLENGVDTLTVKALLGHSDISTTARYVHVQNSRMKGLPDLLAHW
- a CDS encoding glycosyltransferase family 2 protein; this translates as MNKPVIDVIIPAFNEEQSIGLVLADMPFGLVREAIVCNNASTDNTAAVARKHGATVADQPRKGYGSACLKGIEHLLRKPVNEQPDIVVFLDGDYSDHPDEMPALIRPIVEEGYDLCIGSRALGKMDKGAMMPQQIFGNWLATNLIKLFYGYQFTDLGPFRAIRFDKLLELDMQDKDFGWTVEMQVKAAKKKYKCTEVPVRYRKRVGLSKVSGTVRGSILAGHKILWTIFKFL
- a CDS encoding SDR family oxidoreductase — encoded protein: MIRCISILGCGWLGLPLGAALAQKGYEVKGSTTRPEKLEQIREQGIEPYLIRVQEEVEGPEKESFFDADLLILNIPPGGRRNPEVEEQYPQQVKAIMEHIHSGAVQYLLFIGSTSVYGDENREVAEADDLNPATPSARALVVIERYLALLKQPRATILRMGGLVGGNRKAGRFLAGKKEVPNGEAPVNLVHLEDCIGVIGAVIEQSAWGHTFNVCAGLHPTRAEFYTAQAIKQGFEPPAFRAGTKLAYKIVSNEKVKKTLGYEFRHPDPMGF
- a CDS encoding glycosyltransferase produces the protein MTSVIAFTVLAIYSVALLYITVYCLMQFTLLYHYKKHQRDEEQPPADQEIHKRVHARQMAMAASSNHKYANTRRQSAGVDLLLEEEDEALAYPFVTIQLPIYNEMYVIERLIDNIARFDYPADRFEIHILDDSTDETVGIVRKKVEEYKAKGLQIEQIRREKRQGYKAGALRDGMKYANGEFLAIFDADFMPRPDFLKRTIPFFEDDNVGVVQTRWEHINQDYSLITRLQALQLNVHFTVEQVGRMAGNFMLQFNGTAGVWRRETIEDAGGWEADTLTEDFDLSIRAQLKGWKIKYLEDVGSPAELPAEMNAFKSQQFRWMKGGAETARKMLPTVWRSPNLNLRQKVHATSHLLASTIFVFVFLTGLFSVPLLFSLGELIGLGFSKNFFAYFLVGLLSIIAVYYAANVQAPTHNKTFGKALLDFLVLFPLFLSLSMGLALHNTVAVVQGYLGKKSAFVRTPKFNIQSIKDNFKKRNYLNKKLSWTTLFEGLLALYFLAAFVGGLMIQNTTFIMFHLMLALGYGAIFFYTVRHLSLR
- a CDS encoding phage integrase N-terminal SAM-like domain-containing protein — protein: MSTHTNHLQKLQDWMELRNYSEATISAYGCALRQFLEWREAEGFTAPFGQEEARRYLLSRYRSGKKWQTVNGDYSAMRKFYEYVLGQASA
- a CDS encoding IS110 family transposase, with the protein product MDTLPKTFIGIDVSKDDLVTAFPLAPEQWEVDKFDNNDAGIAALLQKVKELPKPHVVLEATGNYSMKVVFALCENQVPVSVLNPKQSNGFIKGVLLSTTKTDAKDACALALYGQFNKPKSYRIPSDKMLEITQLRVYLKQLKKQQVVISNQLHALEFHVKPLPYVQESLRESLALCKRQIQDTEKGLLSISEDCFDQAYALATSVVGVGPAIAQSLLVATNGFREFDNPKQLAKFVGVCSTQCESGSSIKKRGSISKTGDPNLRALLYMGARSAKRFNQPCKLLYERLRSKGKCHKVAMLAVCNKMLRQMFAVVKSGVKFDNEYHLKNEKAA